One window from the genome of Corynebacterium sp. SCR221107 encodes:
- a CDS encoding globin domain-containing protein: MTTHELGTPSGGGSGQAAAAQTVFEALGPAVFDRLVHNFYTRMRNDDLIGPMYPQHDWDGAESRLRMFLTQYWGGPSDYSAQRGHPRLRMRHMPFSIGEAEAHRWLEIMDAALAQFSNEEIPTAYREAIRGHMQRVAFMLINRAE; this comes from the coding sequence ATGACCACTCACGAACTTGGAACCCCCTCCGGCGGTGGCAGTGGCCAGGCCGCAGCCGCACAGACCGTCTTCGAGGCGCTCGGCCCCGCGGTCTTCGACCGCCTCGTCCACAACTTCTACACGCGCATGCGCAACGACGACCTCATCGGCCCCATGTACCCCCAGCATGATTGGGACGGCGCGGAGTCCAGGCTGCGGATGTTTTTGACCCAGTATTGGGGCGGGCCGAGCGACTATTCCGCCCAGCGTGGCCACCCGCGCCTGCGGATGCGGCACATGCCGTTTTCCATCGGCGAGGCCGAGGCGCACCGCTGGCTGGAGATCATGGACGCCGCGCTAGCGCAGTTCAGCAACGAGGAGATCCCCACCGCCTACCGGGAGGCGATCCGCGGGCACATGCAGCGCGTGGCGTTCATGCTCATCAATCGGGCTGAGTAA
- a CDS encoding mechanosensitive ion channel family protein produces the protein MNEEAPDATEAATAAAHWLSSDTAQTWLVEKPLEIVGTLLVALILDRVLRKLISKAADININKRPTRISLPFARSRSGNLNTQRAAEALSESHEQRRQARVRTLAAVGKSAAAIFVWVWAALAVLTTIGINVTPLIASAGVVGVALGFGAQSLVKDFLSGIFMLIEDQYGVGDTIDVGEVTGTVEDVSLRLTTLRDVNGTQWFVRNGEILRVGNFSQEYAVALINTPVALSANTDEAIAAVSRAVEAVTQRPEITDVLLEDPVIDGVNAVNVDHMLIRTRITTLPGQQWFVEREVGAAILGELRTAGIPLPRLRQVGDGTGGEATE, from the coding sequence GTGAACGAAGAAGCACCTGACGCAACCGAAGCCGCCACCGCCGCAGCCCATTGGCTTTCCTCCGACACCGCTCAGACGTGGCTGGTGGAAAAACCGCTGGAGATCGTAGGCACCTTGCTCGTTGCTTTGATCCTCGACCGCGTCCTGCGCAAACTGATCTCCAAGGCCGCAGACATCAACATCAACAAGCGCCCCACGCGCATATCTCTGCCCTTTGCGCGCAGCCGCTCCGGCAACCTCAACACCCAGCGCGCGGCGGAGGCTTTGTCGGAGTCCCACGAACAGCGCAGGCAGGCGCGCGTGCGCACCCTCGCGGCCGTGGGCAAGTCGGCGGCGGCGATTTTCGTGTGGGTATGGGCGGCATTGGCGGTCTTAACCACCATCGGTATTAACGTCACCCCGCTCATCGCCTCCGCCGGCGTGGTCGGCGTGGCCTTGGGCTTTGGCGCCCAGAGCCTGGTCAAGGACTTCCTCTCGGGCATCTTCATGCTCATCGAAGACCAGTACGGCGTAGGCGATACCATCGACGTCGGCGAGGTCACCGGCACCGTGGAGGACGTCTCGCTGCGCTTGACTACCTTGCGCGACGTCAACGGCACCCAGTGGTTTGTGCGCAACGGCGAGATCCTGCGCGTGGGCAACTTCTCCCAGGAGTATGCCGTCGCCCTCATCAATACCCCGGTCGCCTTAAGCGCGAACACCGACGAGGCCATCGCCGCAGTCAGCCGCGCGGTGGAGGCGGTAACACAGCGCCCGGAGATCACCGACGTCTTGCTCGAGGACCCGGTCATCGACGGCGTCAACGCCGTCAACGTCGATCACATGCTCATCCGCACCCGAATCACAACCTTGCCGGGTCAGCAGTGGTTCGTCGAGCGCGAGGTCGGCGCCGCCATCCTAGGCGAGCTGCGTACCGCGGGGATCCCGCTGCCGCGGCTGCGCCAGGTCGGCGACGGCACAGGCGGCGAGGCCACCGAGTAG
- a CDS encoding DMT family transporter, with amino-acid sequence MLTVLLGVAVGLLIPWQTVANTRLRTSLGSPFAASMVSFAVGTVGLLAAAAPSGALSRVLADAHQLSWWMFAGGALGVVALTGNIFMFPRLGAVETVVLPIAGQILAGLVIDQFGFFRAPVNPLTWLRLGGAAVVMAGVLITVGRPQAAGTHVWGWRAAGVGFGALLAAQSAINGQLGHAVGSPLVAALVSFAVGMVLLVLINAVLGWRPHLHSAKEQRGPWWMWTGGLLGAMYVLVNAWLVPAIGTGLTVMAGLAGVMAGSLLVDRAFGKPVRPTQLVGVAAIAAGVALMRLA; translated from the coding sequence ATGCTTACCGTCCTGCTCGGCGTGGCCGTGGGCTTGCTCATCCCGTGGCAAACGGTTGCCAATACGCGCCTGCGGACGTCGCTGGGTTCGCCGTTTGCGGCCTCGATGGTCTCTTTTGCAGTGGGCACCGTGGGCTTGCTTGCGGCCGCGGCGCCAAGCGGTGCGCTATCGCGCGTGCTTGCCGACGCCCACCAGCTTTCCTGGTGGATGTTCGCCGGCGGCGCGTTGGGGGTCGTCGCGTTGACCGGCAATATCTTTATGTTTCCGCGCCTGGGCGCGGTGGAGACCGTGGTGTTGCCCATCGCGGGCCAGATCCTGGCGGGCCTGGTCATCGATCAGTTCGGGTTTTTTCGCGCCCCGGTCAACCCGCTGACCTGGTTGCGGCTTGGCGGCGCGGCGGTGGTCATGGCCGGGGTGCTGATCACCGTCGGCCGCCCCCAGGCGGCGGGTACCCACGTGTGGGGCTGGCGGGCGGCCGGGGTCGGTTTCGGCGCCTTGCTGGCGGCGCAGTCGGCGATCAACGGCCAGCTCGGGCACGCGGTGGGCTCGCCGCTGGTGGCGGCGCTGGTGTCCTTTGCCGTGGGGATGGTCCTGTTGGTCCTCATTAATGCGGTCTTGGGCTGGCGCCCGCACCTGCATTCGGCTAAGGAGCAGCGAGGGCCATGGTGGATGTGGACCGGCGGGCTGCTCGGCGCGATGTACGTGCTGGTCAACGCCTGGCTCGTGCCGGCGATCGGCACGGGGCTGACCGTCATGGCAGGACTGGCTGGTGTGATGGCCGGTTCCTTGCTGGTCGACCGGGCCTTCGGCAAGCCGGTGCGGCCAACCCAACTGGTGGGGGTGGCAGCCATCGCGGCCGGGGTGGCGCTGATGCGGCTAGCCTAG